From Solibacillus isronensis, the proteins below share one genomic window:
- a CDS encoding LLM class flavin-dependent oxidoreductase, translated as MRLSILDQSPIPSNQTPQDALNWSMKLAHAGEALGYTRYWIAEHHDLSGLACPAPEVMLGYIGANTNRIRIGSGAVLLPHYRPFKVAEIFNTLATLFPNRIDLGIGRAPGGSAEAMTALSGNFIKNVGNFPSLLRDLLHFLDDDFPTDSEYSKLSASPIPENPPIPWLLGTGKKSAILAAENGVPYTFGYFMSDEDGAAIIKEYINRFKPRKEGQKPQVILTVNVICAETTEKAEEVALSFLIWSLKMEKGESQQGVPSISVAQQYKLTEKDKETLEKVRQKIIIGNPQEVKQKLYELKTRYEADEVMINTITYLPEDRIQSYELIAKEVFSDENRLK; from the coding sequence ATGAGATTAAGCATATTGGATCAATCACCAATCCCATCAAATCAAACTCCTCAGGATGCATTAAATTGGTCAATGAAATTAGCGCATGCAGGGGAAGCACTGGGATATACAAGATACTGGATTGCCGAACATCATGATTTATCTGGACTGGCATGCCCTGCACCTGAAGTGATGTTAGGCTACATAGGGGCAAACACGAATCGAATTCGGATAGGATCTGGCGCTGTTTTATTGCCTCATTATCGACCGTTTAAAGTTGCTGAAATCTTTAATACGTTAGCGACACTTTTTCCAAATCGTATTGATTTAGGAATTGGACGAGCGCCAGGTGGATCCGCTGAAGCGATGACTGCTTTGTCCGGTAACTTTATAAAAAATGTCGGGAACTTTCCTTCGTTACTGAGAGACCTCCTTCATTTTTTAGATGATGATTTTCCAACTGATAGCGAATATTCAAAGTTATCGGCTTCTCCTATACCTGAAAATCCGCCAATCCCTTGGCTCCTTGGGACTGGAAAGAAAAGTGCTATACTCGCAGCGGAAAATGGTGTGCCGTATACTTTCGGTTATTTTATGAGCGATGAAGATGGAGCTGCTATTATCAAGGAATATATTAATCGCTTTAAACCAAGAAAAGAAGGACAAAAACCACAAGTCATCCTAACTGTTAACGTTATTTGTGCAGAGACAACGGAAAAAGCCGAAGAAGTTGCATTAAGCTTTCTCATTTGGTCTTTAAAAATGGAAAAAGGGGAAAGCCAACAAGGGGTTCCCTCTATAAGTGTTGCTCAGCAATATAAACTCACTGAAAAAGATAAAGAAACATTGGAAAAAGTTAGACAAAAAATAATTATTGGTAATCCTCAGGAAGTGAAGCAGAAATTATATGAGTTGAAAACAAGATACGAAGCAGATGAAGTGATGATCAATACAATCACATATTTACCTGAAGATCGAATCCAATCCTATGAATTAATTGCGAAAGAAGTTTTTTCAGATGAGAATCGCTTAAAATAG
- a CDS encoding histidine phosphatase family protein — MLNIYLTRHGETQWNIENRLQGSKNSQLTDKGIEHAIMLGNRLRNIDFSAIYTSPLERALQTANYIKSDKDVPIYTIENLKEMNFGDWEGKTKDEIEAVDNYKNEYHNFWHIPQMYNHKPHYGEGLITFKRRVEEVLSKVISSNSDGNILIVTHAVVIKAILSFTMDISTDKMWDPPFIHGTSLTIFQWDGEQFNFKMIGDISHFKNETE, encoded by the coding sequence ATGCTAAATATCTACCTTACTCGTCATGGGGAGACTCAATGGAATATAGAAAATCGTTTACAGGGTTCAAAAAATTCACAGCTTACAGACAAGGGAATTGAACATGCTATTATGTTAGGAAATCGTTTAAGAAATATTGATTTTTCCGCAATATATACAAGCCCACTGGAGAGAGCTCTTCAAACTGCCAATTACATAAAATCAGATAAGGATGTTCCTATTTATACTATCGAAAATTTAAAAGAGATGAATTTTGGCGATTGGGAAGGCAAAACTAAAGATGAAATTGAAGCTGTAGACAATTATAAAAATGAATATCATAATTTTTGGCATATACCTCAGATGTATAACCATAAACCTCACTACGGAGAAGGGCTAATTACTTTTAAAAGGAGAGTTGAAGAGGTTTTAAGTAAAGTTATTTCCAGCAACAGTGACGGAAATATATTAATTGTTACACATGCAGTAGTCATAAAGGCCATCTTGTCATTTACTATGGACATTTCAACTGATAAAATGTGGGACCCTCCTTTTATACATGGAACAAGTCTTACAATTTTTCAATGGGATGGGGAACAGTTTAATTTTAAGATGATTGGTGATATCTCTCATTTTAAAAATGAAACAGAATAA
- a CDS encoding cAMP-binding protein — protein sequence MGKNVSKANHGKTGAELISEAFGMSQNDSEALLVQASEVQTTDIPLGKEHVYARDSTTTTLNNLHEDNTSAILDRNGPR from the coding sequence ATGGGGAAGAACGTTTCGAAGGCGAATCATGGAAAAACAGGAGCTGAACTAATAAGTGAAGCATTTGGCATGTCACAAAACGATAGCGAAGCATTGTTAGTACAGGCATCAGAAGTTCAAACTACGGATATTCCTTTAGGTAAAGAACATGTATATGCAAGGGATAGTACAACAACAACTTTGAACAACCTACATGAAGATAACACATCCGCCATTTTAGATCGAAATGGGCCAAGGTAA
- a CDS encoding catalase: MADNKDKHVAKKEDGEREILTTRQGHPVRDNQNIRTVGNRGPATLENYHFIEKISHFDREEVPERVVHARGSGAFGYFETYGKVGDEPVEKYTRAKVFSGAGKQTPLMVRFSTVAGAKDSPETARDPRGFAVKMYTEDGNWDLVGNNLKIFFIRDAMKFPDMIHAFKADPASNVPNPQRMFDFVSRSPEATHMITFLFSPWGIPATYRHMQGSGVNTYKWVNEEGKAVLVKYHWEPKQGIRNLTQEEANSIQATNVGHATQDLYEAIERGEYPEWELFVQIMEDDYHPELDFDPLDDTKLWPEDKFPWLPVGRMVLNRNPEDFHAEIEQAAFGTGVLVDGMDFSDDKMLQGRTFSYSDTQRYRVGSNYLKLPVNAPKVPVRTNQQRGQMDTRDPKESGESPHINYEPSMIGGYRDAGDKAYPPHQPSYNAALMSEPIDRPNNYGQAGETYRSFEDWERDELINNLSDALAICDKRIQDAMFNHFTQADEDYGRRVKEATEKKMKEIEKMAQEGKLPGRESGISKYGQGTIAANEATKDAVKKSHEADPY; the protein is encoded by the coding sequence ATGGCAGATAATAAAGACAAACATGTTGCAAAAAAAGAAGATGGGGAACGTGAAATTCTAACAACACGTCAAGGACACCCTGTAAGAGACAACCAGAATATCCGTACAGTGGGTAACCGTGGACCAGCAACTTTAGAAAATTACCACTTCATTGAAAAAATTTCACACTTCGACCGTGAAGAAGTTCCTGAACGTGTAGTACATGCACGTGGTTCAGGTGCTTTCGGTTATTTTGAAACTTACGGTAAGGTGGGAGATGAGCCTGTAGAAAAATATACCCGCGCCAAAGTCTTTTCTGGTGCCGGTAAACAAACGCCACTTATGGTGCGTTTTTCTACCGTGGCAGGTGCAAAGGATTCGCCTGAGACTGCACGAGACCCGCGCGGCTTTGCAGTGAAAATGTATACGGAAGATGGTAACTGGGATCTTGTAGGTAACAATCTAAAGATTTTCTTTATTCGTGATGCGATGAAGTTCCCTGATATGATTCATGCTTTTAAAGCAGATCCGGCTTCCAACGTACCGAATCCACAGCGTATGTTTGATTTTGTTTCACGTTCACCGGAAGCGACGCATATGATTACGTTCCTATTTTCACCTTGGGGGATTCCAGCGACATACCGCCATATGCAGGGTTCAGGGGTTAACACATATAAATGGGTTAATGAAGAAGGGAAAGCTGTACTTGTGAAGTATCACTGGGAACCAAAACAGGGCATCCGTAATTTGACACAAGAAGAGGCAAACTCCATCCAGGCTACAAACGTAGGACACGCTACTCAGGACTTGTATGAAGCAATTGAACGTGGTGAGTATCCAGAATGGGAGCTGTTCGTTCAGATTATGGAGGACGACTATCATCCAGAACTGGATTTTGATCCACTTGATGATACAAAGCTTTGGCCAGAAGATAAGTTTCCTTGGCTGCCTGTAGGTAGAATGGTACTTAACCGTAATCCGGAAGACTTTCATGCAGAAATCGAGCAGGCTGCATTCGGTACTGGTGTTCTAGTAGACGGTATGGACTTTTCGGATGATAAAATGCTGCAGGGACGTACATTCTCTTACTCAGATACACAGCGTTACCGTGTAGGCTCAAACTATTTGAAATTGCCAGTCAACGCACCAAAGGTACCGGTTCGTACAAATCAGCAGCGTGGTCAGATGGATACTCGTGATCCGAAAGAATCCGGCGAAAGCCCACATATCAATTATGAACCGTCAATGATTGGTGGCTACCGTGATGCAGGGGATAAAGCATATCCACCACATCAACCGTCTTATAATGCGGCATTAATGAGTGAGCCTATTGATCGCCCGAATAACTATGGCCAAGCAGGTGAAACGTACCGCAGTTTTGAAGACTGGGAACGTGATGAGCTTATAAATAACTTATCGGATGCTTTGGCAATCTGTGACAAGCGTATTCAGGATGCGATGTTTAATCACTTTACACAGGCTGATGAAGATTACGGCCGCCGTGTGAAGGAAGCGACAGAAAAGAAAATGAAAGAAATTGAAAAGATGGCTCAGGAAGGTAAATTACCGGGCAGAGAGTCAGGGATTTCTAAATATGGTCAGGGTACGATCGCTGCGAATGAGGCAACAAAAGATGCAGTGAAGAAAAGCCATGAGGCAGACCCGTATTAA
- a CDS encoding NUDIX domain-containing protein gives MENGETPEEGAKREAFEELGVEVKLNECIAKIEYNGTQYFFLTEIINGTFGTGQGEEYKDKERARGIYLPTWVDINMLSYIDVKLREVAFKVQSLSN, from the coding sequence ATAGAAAATGGGGAAACTCCAGAAGAAGGTGCCAAAAGAGAAGCATTTGAGGAATTAGGAGTAGAGGTAAAGCTCAATGAGTGTATAGCAAAAATTGAATATAATGGAACTCAATACTTTTTCTTAACTGAAATCATTAATGGAACATTCGGTACTGGACAAGGTGAGGAATACAAAGACAAAGAGAGAGCGAGAGGAATATATTTGCCGACGTGGGTAGATATAAACATGCTATCGTATATTGATGTTAAACTGAGAGAAGTAGCTTTTAAAGTTCAATCCTTATCTAATTAA